One window of the Elusimicrobium sp. An273 genome contains the following:
- a CDS encoding lipid II flippase MurJ has translation MVHLFKPTSYTAGAALAVGATLAWKLVSFANALLIALYFGAGRTTDVYFYLLMVMGFGVTFLQRMNAAVIIPEAMAQEARAPGAGRPLLNSFLYFYILLLLLLGAAGFLAPVGLARLFSRFDAPQLLANQLLITLCFVLFGLQLLTAYLTAVLEMYRRFASALLTPLNALLPLVFLIACGRTAGIISMVYGFLTANLVQIAVFGWMMRKELKWNFRPARVQWQKHLTKNLASNQLIELANIVSSVLPLYLLSGLSAGLVSALNYARQLSDSPTEIFTFRVANVSKIQLTEDASARAEAKLNADFLSTQHFLLFVLTPLAVFTAFFAPEIVTLFFKRGNFSAADVQNAAAFLRPLMGVMWFLAIVSMQNNVVAAGRKVKESLPYALSCIGLFILLVPFTMNRWGAFAFPYTQVGCNVVSLWINYRLFKTHFPQIRYMQSLRDAGRVLAVNLLALLPAALCGFYLAGSGVLATLLASGIVFLAGVFFLSVKSGEWQAFAKHFAGSLS, from the coding sequence ATGGTTCATCTTTTTAAGCCCACCTCCTATACAGCCGGGGCCGCGCTGGCGGTAGGCGCCACCTTGGCGTGGAAGCTGGTGTCCTTTGCCAATGCGCTCTTAATCGCGCTTTATTTTGGCGCGGGACGCACGACGGACGTGTATTTTTACCTCCTGATGGTAATGGGCTTTGGCGTTACGTTTTTGCAGCGGATGAACGCCGCCGTGATTATTCCGGAAGCCATGGCGCAGGAAGCCCGTGCGCCCGGGGCCGGGCGGCCGCTGTTAAACAGCTTTTTATATTTTTATATTCTCCTCTTGCTGCTCCTGGGTGCGGCCGGGTTTCTGGCGCCGGTGGGGCTGGCCCGTTTATTTTCCCGCTTTGACGCCCCTCAGCTGCTCGCGAACCAGTTGCTCATCACACTTTGTTTTGTGTTGTTTGGCCTGCAGCTGCTGACGGCGTATTTGACGGCCGTGCTGGAAATGTACCGCCGGTTTGCTTCCGCCCTTTTAACGCCGCTAAACGCGCTGTTGCCGCTGGTTTTTTTAATCGCGTGCGGGCGGACGGCGGGAATTATCAGCATGGTGTACGGCTTTTTGACGGCGAATTTGGTGCAGATAGCGGTGTTTGGGTGGATGATGAGAAAGGAACTGAAGTGGAATTTCCGCCCGGCCCGAGTGCAGTGGCAAAAACACCTGACCAAAAATTTAGCCAGCAACCAACTTATTGAACTGGCCAATATCGTCAGCAGTGTGCTGCCGCTGTATTTGCTAAGCGGCCTTTCGGCGGGGCTCGTCAGCGCGTTAAACTACGCTAGACAGCTCTCCGACTCGCCGACCGAAATCTTTACTTTCCGCGTGGCCAACGTTTCCAAAATCCAGCTGACCGAAGACGCTTCCGCCCGGGCGGAAGCGAAACTAAACGCGGATTTTCTGTCCACCCAGCATTTTTTGCTTTTTGTGCTGACGCCCCTGGCCGTATTTACCGCCTTCTTCGCGCCGGAAATTGTTACGCTGTTTTTTAAGCGGGGGAACTTTTCCGCCGCGGACGTGCAAAACGCCGCCGCGTTTTTGCGGCCGTTAATGGGCGTGATGTGGTTTTTGGCCATTGTTTCCATGCAGAACAATGTGGTTGCCGCCGGCAGAAAAGTAAAAGAAAGCCTGCCGTATGCGCTTAGCTGTATTGGACTGTTTATTCTGTTGGTTCCGTTTACGATGAACCGATGGGGCGCGTTTGCGTTTCCCTACACGCAGGTGGGGTGCAATGTAGTCAGCTTATGGATTAATTACCGCTTGTTTAAAACGCATTTTCCGCAAATACGGTATATGCAGTCGCTGCGGGATGCGGGGCGGGTGCTGGCGGTGAACTTGCTTGCCTTGCTGCCGGCGGCGCTGTGCGGTTTTTACCTGGCGGGAAGCGGCGTACTGGCAACGTTGCTGGCAAGCGGAATCGTCTTTTTGGCGGGCGTATTTTTCTTATCGGTTAAGAGCGGCGAATGGCAGGCCTTTGCAAAACATTTTGCAGGCTCCCTTTCTTAA
- a CDS encoding glycosyltransferase family 9 protein codes for MQGSRQMNWQDPDVQQRIAEWQQLLDWRGRDSRLVRGAFAWSRWKKKFLNTLKWRLRRKKTPAETDSLRVLFWLPGGLGDAACAKRLVTAYRFFLPQARFDIYAPLPGVAKMLFGADKNTRILEKDDFSPFDYDLALQACMAVKFLQVTPERIECLAPRFGEVVRRAEEAQKSLGSLLDDVFLTEGVLGRWLYEQGARRFELLSYTGGVELPHDAQEQLQTDAEPRRKWGLEGVKYITFHDGTSEAQVMAHVRPTRAWPAVRWCEFFRLFKKEFPQIKLVQLGGRNSPVYEEADVCLVGKTAVAELPSLLAGALAHLDTESGLVHLAQFLPVRSVVLFGPSSAHFLGYAKNENLDCGPCGGCMWITPDWMKRCPLGHEPAPCVERITAQAVLAALRRILPH; via the coding sequence ATGCAAGGAAGCCGTCAAATGAACTGGCAGGATCCGGACGTACAACAACGCATTGCCGAATGGCAGCAGCTGCTGGATTGGCGCGGGCGGGACAGCCGCCTGGTGCGGGGGGCGTTTGCGTGGAGCCGTTGGAAAAAGAAATTTTTAAACACGCTTAAGTGGCGTCTTCGCCGTAAAAAAACGCCCGCGGAAACGGATTCTTTGCGGGTGCTTTTTTGGCTGCCCGGAGGCTTGGGGGATGCGGCCTGCGCCAAGCGGCTGGTAACGGCCTACCGTTTTTTCCTGCCGCAGGCCCGGTTTGACATTTATGCCCCTTTGCCCGGCGTGGCGAAAATGCTGTTTGGGGCGGATAAAAACACGCGCATTTTGGAAAAGGACGATTTTTCGCCGTTTGATTATGACTTGGCTCTGCAGGCGTGTATGGCCGTTAAATTTTTGCAGGTTACGCCGGAGCGGATAGAATGCCTGGCGCCGCGTTTTGGGGAGGTCGTCCGGCGGGCCGAAGAAGCGCAAAAATCGCTGGGCAGTTTATTGGACGATGTCTTTTTAACCGAAGGCGTATTGGGGCGGTGGCTGTATGAACAAGGCGCCCGGCGGTTTGAACTGCTTTCGTATACGGGCGGCGTGGAACTTCCGCACGACGCGCAGGAACAGCTCCAAACGGACGCAGAACCCCGCCGAAAATGGGGGCTGGAAGGCGTAAAATATATTACGTTTCACGACGGCACCAGCGAAGCGCAGGTGATGGCGCATGTGCGCCCGACGCGGGCGTGGCCGGCGGTGCGGTGGTGTGAATTTTTTCGGTTGTTTAAAAAAGAATTTCCGCAAATTAAGTTAGTGCAGCTGGGCGGCCGCAACAGCCCGGTGTATGAAGAGGCGGACGTGTGCCTGGTGGGCAAAACCGCCGTGGCGGAGCTGCCCTCTCTGTTAGCCGGTGCGCTGGCCCACCTGGATACGGAAAGCGGCCTAGTGCATTTGGCGCAGTTTTTGCCGGTGCGCAGTGTGGTGTTGTTCGGCCCGTCCTCTGCCCATTTTTTAGGATATGCCAAAAACGAAAATCTGGATTGCGGCCCCTGCGGCGGATGTATGTGGATCACGCCGGATTGGATGAAGCGCTGCCCGCTTGGGCACGAGCCCGCACCGTGTGTGGAACGCATTACCGCGCAAGCGGTATTGGCGGCCTTGCGGCGGATTTTGCCGCATTAA
- a CDS encoding glycosyltransferase family 4 protein, protein MRITCVIGTLGGGGAERVMTYLCGGLAARGHEVTLLTLDDSVPDFYSVPDGVRRVNISLPTFKKAGFWGGIPRLWKLTRAVRATRPEVVVSFMTVSVLAACWLLRIPYIYADHLDVRHLAYSLKWKILRNFLLGKAFRVTVLSERDRKFIALYHPRWKPAVIYNPALPPQKNFEPRPDFLQEGKKYVLAVGRLAKQKGFDRLLEAWRRICEDFPDWRLCIIGAGPEEAELKGLADTLDVQYCVQFVAPVKNLDAVYRHVDLYAMSSRAEGFPMVLLEAMSFGLPVVSFNCTGPDVIVRDGVDGFLVKQNYTDRLAAKMAELMKDEALRRQFGEKAREITKRFSLHKYLDAYETLCKEAVK, encoded by the coding sequence ATGCGAATTACGTGCGTAATCGGCACTTTGGGCGGCGGCGGAGCAGAACGCGTGATGACGTACCTGTGCGGGGGCTTAGCCGCGCGCGGGCACGAAGTAACGCTGCTGACGCTGGATGATTCCGTGCCTGATTTCTATTCGGTGCCGGACGGCGTGCGCCGCGTGAATATCAGCTTGCCCACCTTTAAAAAAGCCGGTTTTTGGGGAGGGATTCCCCGCTTGTGGAAGCTGACGCGGGCCGTGCGGGCCACCCGGCCGGAAGTGGTCGTCAGTTTTATGACGGTTAGCGTCTTGGCCGCGTGCTGGCTGTTGCGCATTCCGTATATTTATGCCGACCACTTGGACGTGCGCCACTTGGCCTACTCTTTAAAATGGAAAATTTTGCGTAATTTCTTATTGGGAAAAGCGTTTCGCGTAACGGTTCTTTCCGAGCGCGACCGCAAGTTTATTGCGCTTTACCACCCGCGCTGGAAGCCGGCGGTTATTTACAACCCCGCCTTGCCGCCGCAAAAGAATTTTGAGCCGCGGCCGGATTTCTTGCAAGAAGGCAAAAAATATGTGCTGGCCGTAGGACGGCTGGCCAAGCAAAAAGGGTTTGACCGCCTGCTGGAAGCGTGGCGGCGGATTTGTGAAGATTTTCCCGATTGGCGGCTGTGCATTATCGGCGCCGGGCCGGAAGAAGCCGAACTGAAAGGCTTGGCCGATACGCTGGATGTGCAGTACTGCGTGCAGTTCGTGGCACCGGTCAAAAATTTGGACGCCGTGTACCGCCATGTGGATTTGTATGCGATGTCCTCCCGGGCGGAAGGTTTCCCGATGGTGCTGCTGGAAGCCATGTCGTTTGGGCTGCCGGTGGTAAGTTTTAACTGCACCGGGCCGGACGTCATCGTGCGCGACGGCGTGGACGGATTTTTGGTCAAGCAAAACTATACAGACCGCTTGGCCGCCAAAATGGCGGAGTTGATGAAAGACGAGGCGCTTCGCCGTCAATTCGGCGAAAAAGCCCGCGAAATTACCAAACGCTTTTCGCTTCATAAATACTTGGATGCATACGAAACGTTATGCAAGGAAGCCGTCAAATGA
- a CDS encoding glycosyltransferase, translating to MKVSIFVGGNKTFTASRLGVKLGEELARKGLEVTLRAVKGKVKSKDSAVILQEYAATAKPKTLAAALKKDQADFVISLMNLTGCQAALEAGVPFVYAENEGFKEDKAVKDKKAILKKAKQVLVIKTTEKPLNKKAYAGLKVQEVTNPAVWVEHYNYNKPACFKKENNIVAVGKFAKESGFENLLKTWARLAPAHSTWHLTIVGDGTGKAALAKFVAKNNLQDSTEIVTDDGDVYSLLRNADIFAYPALNPANADILLDAMASKLPCVACESEPVTDLVANGINGVIVNAGEEEPFTVALDDLMVNWGKRVGLAVEASKLKDRYPFEDFVRVFAELLK from the coding sequence ATGAAAGTATCCATTTTTGTGGGGGGGAATAAGACGTTCACCGCCTCCCGCTTAGGGGTTAAACTGGGCGAAGAATTGGCCCGCAAAGGCCTGGAAGTGACGCTGCGTGCGGTAAAGGGGAAAGTAAAAAGTAAAGATTCCGCCGTTATCCTGCAGGAATACGCGGCAACCGCCAAACCCAAAACCTTGGCGGCCGCGCTTAAAAAAGACCAGGCTGATTTTGTGATTTCGCTTATGAACTTAACCGGCTGCCAAGCTGCGCTGGAAGCGGGGGTTCCCTTTGTCTATGCGGAAAACGAAGGCTTTAAAGAAGACAAAGCGGTAAAAGATAAAAAGGCCATCCTTAAAAAAGCCAAACAGGTGCTCGTCATCAAAACGACGGAAAAACCGCTTAATAAAAAAGCGTATGCCGGCTTGAAAGTGCAGGAAGTTACCAATCCGGCGGTTTGGGTGGAACATTACAACTACAACAAACCCGCTTGCTTTAAGAAAGAAAACAACATTGTGGCCGTGGGCAAATTTGCCAAAGAAAGCGGCTTTGAAAATTTGCTTAAAACTTGGGCCCGCTTGGCGCCTGCGCACTCCACATGGCACTTAACGATTGTGGGGGACGGAACGGGCAAAGCGGCGTTGGCCAAGTTTGTGGCTAAAAACAATTTGCAGGACAGCACCGAAATCGTTACCGACGACGGCGATGTCTACAGTCTGCTTCGCAATGCAGACATTTTTGCGTATCCCGCTTTAAACCCTGCCAACGCGGATATTTTGCTCGACGCCATGGCCAGCAAACTGCCGTGCGTGGCGTGCGAAAGCGAGCCCGTAACCGATTTGGTGGCCAATGGCATTAATGGGGTCATCGTCAATGCGGGCGAAGAAGAACCTTTTACCGTTGCCTTGGACGATTTAATGGTCAACTGGGGCAAACGGGTGGGCCTGGCGGTGGAGGCCAGCAAACTCAAAGACAGATATCCGTTTGAAGATTTTGTCCGCGTGTTTGCCGAACTTTTAAAATAA
- a CDS encoding prepilin-type N-terminal cleavage/methylation domain-containing protein — MKTQRKKKAFTLTELLVVVIVIGVLAAVVLPKFSKVIETRKTTEAEELMAAVRTEQEKRCSLDQDYLSDLSKLSDIIPSTDTKNFVYSTNAEGTGIEAQSKGKFGYTLKMPSYKDGRLCCDNEEECLKLNKDYPLCSELIARADYQSGEECAGEKGPTVIACVGESTRSCGCQNKGTQSRTCDTTTGTWSAWGSCSISDVCQCTGTEPASTQTCNGCGTQSRSVTCDTTTGAWQTGAWGACSKTEAECSDPCSSHPFDLVGGREETALCCKGSSVYEPETGETFTDAAYCCGTVNVCCFYPDGTSGNCDPMSSVSLSEKNSYCKIAGNGSHAEYVCGIPSSGGTTPGTNCTWGSGQSVQQTVSIDYTAGDLFEKISSQSDITSSFSIAGTEGWTNPPTCNTGGTCDSSGALCNNNPYLSNCKVTSADSGGTPASYSCTLTYTSRSCTCQ, encoded by the coding sequence ATGAAAACGCAACGAAAGAAAAAAGCGTTTACCCTGACGGAACTGTTGGTGGTGGTTATTGTCATCGGCGTTTTGGCGGCGGTAGTGCTGCCTAAGTTCAGCAAGGTAATTGAGACGCGCAAAACTACGGAAGCGGAAGAATTAATGGCCGCGGTGCGCACCGAACAGGAAAAACGGTGCTCTTTGGATCAGGATTATTTATCGGATCTTTCCAAACTGTCGGATATTATCCCGTCCACGGATACGAAAAACTTTGTGTACAGCACCAATGCGGAGGGAACGGGAATTGAGGCGCAAAGCAAAGGCAAATTCGGCTATACACTCAAAATGCCGTCTTATAAAGACGGGCGTTTGTGCTGCGACAATGAAGAAGAATGTTTGAAATTAAATAAAGACTATCCGCTCTGCTCGGAGCTGATTGCGCGGGCGGATTACCAAAGCGGCGAAGAGTGCGCCGGCGAGAAAGGCCCGACGGTGATTGCCTGCGTGGGAGAGTCTACGCGAAGCTGCGGCTGCCAGAATAAAGGGACGCAAAGCCGCACCTGCGACACGACCACCGGCACATGGAGCGCTTGGGGCAGCTGCAGTATTTCGGATGTATGCCAGTGCACCGGCACCGAACCGGCCAGCACGCAAACCTGCAACGGCTGCGGCACACAGTCGCGAAGCGTTACTTGCGATACCACGACGGGCGCTTGGCAAACAGGCGCTTGGGGCGCCTGCAGCAAAACGGAGGCGGAATGTTCCGACCCGTGCTCCAGCCACCCGTTTGATTTAGTGGGAGGAAGAGAAGAAACCGCTTTGTGCTGCAAAGGGAGTTCTGTTTATGAGCCGGAAACGGGGGAGACCTTTACTGATGCCGCGTATTGCTGCGGTACGGTAAATGTGTGCTGTTTCTATCCGGATGGAACCTCTGGCAACTGCGACCCCATGAGCTCGGTCAGCCTATCCGAAAAGAACAGTTATTGCAAAATCGCCGGTAACGGGTCTCATGCAGAATACGTGTGCGGAATTCCTTCTTCCGGGGGAACTACCCCTGGCACAAATTGCACATGGGGATCCGGACAATCGGTTCAGCAAACGGTCTCCATTGACTATACAGCAGGGGACTTGTTTGAAAAGATTTCCAGCCAGTCGGATATTACGTCTTCCTTCAGTATTGCCGGTACGGAAGGCTGGACAAATCCCCCAACCTGCAACACGGGCGGTACTTGCGATTCCAGCGGGGCGCTGTGCAACAACAATCCGTACCTCTCTAATTGCAAGGTTACCAGTGCAGACAGCGGCGGAACGCCCGCTTCGTACTCTTGTACGCTAACGTACACCAGCCGCAGCTGTACCTGCCAGTAA
- a CDS encoding ABC transporter substrate-binding protein, protein MKKSWLMLCLAGLLCAACAQQEMKDSLIVAHKGEMESLDPVYSYDGVTHGLLINVYDTLLKFKGSSLTELEPSLSTQVPTKENGLISPDGLTYTFPIRKGVKFHDGTELTAEDVRYSLLRFLLSDVSGGPSSLLLEPILGVSSTRDADGNIIVNFQDAADAVRVEGDNVVVTLKRPFAPFLSIVARWSYVVSKKWAVQRAAWDGTEETWKQFNNFSKDSSPFFSQENGTGPFRVERWDIAAKRLTLAANEAYFAGAPRLKTIHMMTVDEPSTLRLMLESGDADVAEISTKFAAQLKGNPDITVYDNLPRLRTDPVIFFTLDINMQANPDVGSGQLDGQGIPSNFFADKDLRKGFEYAFDYDAFLEQSMEGRGERAIGPAPAGLVRYDDGFKRYHFDLEKAKEHFQKAWNGQVWEKGFKFTITYNTSGDMRQIASEILKRNVESLNPKFQIDLRGVTWPAFLEKTAKRQMPMWARGWVADYADAHNFYFPFIHSQGRYALSQGYKNPLADRLIEKAVAETDFSKRNLLYRQVHNFMYEDAMQIYTVHPTGLWAMRSNVKNFVDNPVYMGIYFYPMYKE, encoded by the coding sequence ATGAAAAAAAGTTGGCTGATGCTTTGCTTGGCCGGGCTGCTCTGCGCGGCGTGTGCCCAGCAGGAGATGAAAGATTCCTTAATTGTGGCCCATAAAGGGGAAATGGAATCGCTGGATCCGGTTTATTCGTATGACGGGGTAACCCACGGGTTGCTTATTAACGTATATGATACGCTGCTTAAATTTAAAGGCAGTTCCTTAACGGAGCTGGAGCCTTCTCTTTCCACGCAGGTTCCCACCAAAGAAAACGGGCTTATCTCGCCCGACGGCCTGACGTATACCTTTCCCATTCGAAAAGGCGTTAAATTCCACGACGGAACGGAACTTACGGCGGAAGACGTGCGCTACTCGTTGTTGCGCTTTCTGCTTTCGGACGTATCGGGCGGCCCTTCCAGCCTGCTGCTAGAGCCGATTTTAGGGGTTTCCTCCACGCGCGATGCGGACGGAAACATTATCGTAAATTTCCAAGACGCGGCCGACGCCGTGCGCGTAGAAGGGGATAACGTGGTAGTTACCCTCAAGCGTCCGTTTGCGCCGTTTTTGTCTATCGTGGCGCGGTGGAGCTATGTGGTAAGCAAAAAGTGGGCCGTTCAGCGCGCTGCGTGGGACGGAACTGAAGAAACGTGGAAACAGTTTAACAATTTTTCCAAAGATTCTTCTCCTTTCTTTTCCCAAGAAAACGGAACGGGCCCCTTCCGGGTGGAGCGGTGGGATATTGCCGCCAAACGCCTGACGCTGGCCGCCAACGAAGCCTATTTTGCGGGTGCGCCGCGGCTGAAAACCATTCATATGATGACGGTGGACGAACCCTCCACCCTGCGCCTGATGCTGGAATCGGGCGATGCGGACGTGGCGGAAATTTCCACCAAGTTTGCTGCCCAATTAAAAGGAAACCCGGACATTACCGTCTACGACAATCTGCCCCGCCTGCGCACCGACCCGGTGATTTTCTTTACGCTGGATATCAATATGCAGGCCAACCCGGACGTCGGTTCCGGCCAGTTGGACGGGCAGGGCATTCCGTCCAATTTCTTTGCCGACAAAGACCTGCGCAAAGGGTTTGAATATGCGTTTGATTACGATGCGTTTTTGGAACAGTCTATGGAAGGCCGCGGCGAGCGGGCCATCGGCCCGGCCCCGGCGGGATTGGTGCGCTATGATGACGGGTTTAAACGCTACCATTTCGATTTGGAAAAAGCCAAAGAACATTTTCAAAAGGCTTGGAACGGGCAAGTGTGGGAAAAAGGTTTCAAATTTACCATTACCTACAACACCAGCGGCGATATGCGCCAAATCGCCAGCGAAATTTTAAAACGCAATGTGGAAAGTTTAAACCCCAAATTCCAGATTGATTTGCGCGGCGTAACGTGGCCCGCCTTTTTGGAAAAGACCGCCAAACGCCAAATGCCCATGTGGGCCCGCGGCTGGGTGGCCGATTATGCTGACGCCCATAACTTTTATTTCCCGTTCATTCACAGCCAAGGCCGCTATGCGCTGTCGCAGGGGTATAAAAACCCGCTGGCCGACCGCTTGATTGAAAAAGCCGTCGCGGAGACCGATTTTTCCAAACGCAACTTGCTCTACCGCCAGGTGCATAATTTTATGTATGAAGACGCCATGCAAATCTATACCGTGCACCCCACCGGCCTGTGGGCGATGCGTTCCAACGTAAAGAATTTTGTGGATAACCCGGTCTATATGGGCATTTATTTTTACCCGATGTATAAAGAATAA
- a CDS encoding C39 family peptidase, whose product MVQHASWQSPVLNAFHTPADVERESFTDGIRTELSAPIQTAFPFASLVFSLNYAAPKDSFILLEAQVLEEGKWSDFFKLGLFSQGIKKSFPSQDSAFGRVETDELALARPAQAYRYRIQFCGEAKLTLLAASAVRSPFEYEENKAARLPAGHFQKEIAPISQMELNHPDRRRVCSPVSLCMALNALGVACSAEEVMQGVYDASANIYGNWVFNTAYAGSCGVQAYVRRFGALSELKDFVTPDSLVLASIAYERGELTGAAMERTAGHLVVVCGWENGAVCVADPAALKKQTVLRAYNAREFANAWLRHKRGAAYIVRKK is encoded by the coding sequence ATGGTTCAGCATGCGTCTTGGCAGTCGCCCGTTTTAAATGCTTTTCATACGCCTGCGGATGTGGAACGGGAATCGTTCACGGACGGTATCCGCACGGAACTTTCTGCCCCTATTCAAACGGCTTTTCCGTTTGCTTCGCTGGTGTTTTCGCTCAATTATGCGGCCCCCAAAGACAGCTTTATTTTATTGGAAGCCCAAGTGTTGGAAGAGGGCAAGTGGAGCGATTTTTTTAAGCTGGGGCTTTTTTCACAAGGGATTAAAAAAAGTTTCCCGTCACAGGATAGCGCTTTCGGCCGCGTGGAGACGGATGAATTGGCGCTTGCCCGCCCGGCGCAGGCGTACCGCTACCGGATTCAATTTTGCGGGGAAGCCAAGCTGACGCTTTTGGCGGCTTCGGCGGTACGAAGTCCTTTTGAGTATGAAGAAAATAAAGCGGCCCGATTGCCTGCCGGTCATTTTCAAAAAGAAATTGCACCTATTTCCCAAATGGAATTAAACCACCCCGACCGGCGGCGGGTATGCAGCCCGGTTTCCCTTTGCATGGCCCTCAATGCGTTGGGGGTGGCCTGTTCTGCCGAAGAAGTGATGCAGGGCGTGTATGACGCGTCCGCCAACATTTATGGGAACTGGGTGTTTAATACGGCGTATGCCGGATCCTGCGGGGTACAGGCTTATGTGCGCCGCTTTGGGGCGCTTTCGGAGCTGAAAGATTTTGTTACGCCCGACTCGCTGGTGTTGGCCAGTATCGCTTACGAGCGAGGGGAACTGACCGGCGCGGCGATGGAACGCACGGCGGGACATTTGGTAGTGGTGTGCGGGTGGGAAAACGGCGCCGTGTGCGTAGCCGATCCGGCCGCGCTTAAAAAGCAAACTGTTTTGCGCGCGTATAACGCGCGGGAATTTGCAAATGCGTGGCTCCGCCATAAACGGGGAGCCGCTTATATAGTGAGGAAAAAATGA